Proteins co-encoded in one Nothobranchius furzeri strain GRZ-AD chromosome 4, NfurGRZ-RIMD1, whole genome shotgun sequence genomic window:
- the miox gene encoding inositol oxygenase — MRVVNIGPDPSLAYRPNLHYHDAKEKEDYRNFQSGILFSRVFKTYSLMHTNQTVEFVKRKYSEWTQFNHTQMGMMDAIMSLDQLVDESDPDVDFPNSFHAFQTAEGIRQEHPDKDWFQLVGLIHDVGKILALWDEPQWAVVGDTFPVGCRFQDSIVFRNNTFMENPDEKDQTYNSETGMYKLNCGLDNVLMSWGHDEYLYRVLKFNSCSIPEEGLYMIRFHSFYPWHSNGDYMHLCNDKDKQMLPWVKEFNKFDLYTKTSTLPDVDELKPYYQSLIDKYCPGILKW; from the exons ATGAGGGTTGTCAACATT GGACCAGACCCGTCTCTGGCTTACCGGCCAAATTTACATTACCATGATGCAAAGGAGAAGGAAGACTACAGAAACTTCCAG AGTGGAATCCTCTTCAGCCGAGTCTTTAAAACGTACAGCCTGATGCACACCAACCAGACCGTGGAGTTTGTCAAAAGAAAG TACTCTGAATGGACCCAGTTTAACCACACTCAGATGGGGATGATGGATGCCATCATGTCCCTGGACCAGCTGGTGGATGAATCTGATCCTGATGTTGACTTTCCCAACTCCTTCCACGCCTTCCAGACTGCTGAGGGAATTCGCCAGGAGCACCCAGACAAAG ACTGGTTCCAGCTGGTGGGCCTGATCCATGATGTGGGGAAGATCTTGGCTCTGTGGGATGAACCTCAG tgggcGGTGGTGGGTGACACTTTCCCAGTAGGATGCAGATTTCAAGACTCAATAGTGTTCAGAAACAACACCTTCATGGAAAACCCAGATGAAAAAGACCAAACATACAA CTCTGAAACTGGGATGTATAAACTAAACTGTGGCCTGGATAATGTCCTCATGTCATGGGGTCACGATG AGTATCTCTACAGAGTTTTGAAGTTCAACAGCTGCTCCATCCCAGAGGAG gggtTGTACATGATTCGATTTCATTCCTTCTATCCCTGGCACTCTAATGGAGATTACATGCACCTGTGTAATGACAAAGACAAGCAGATGCTGCCCTGGGTCAAAGAGTTCAA TAAGTTTGACTTGTACACAAAAACCAGCACCCTGCCTGACGTGGATGAGCTGAAGCCATACTATCAGTCTCTGATCGACAAATACTGTCCTGGAATCCTGAAGTGGTGA